Proteins from a genomic interval of Arachis hypogaea cultivar Tifrunner chromosome 10, arahy.Tifrunner.gnm2.J5K5, whole genome shotgun sequence:
- the LOC140175648 gene encoding uncharacterized mitochondrial protein AtMg00860-like → MPKKSRVPTVKTESRELVATRVQNTWRVCIDYRWLNQATQKDYYPLPFIDQMLDRLAARVLERCTNTNLVLNFGKCHFMVKQVIVLGYIVSKDKISVDPAKIDAISSLPYPSSVREIRSFLGHAGFYHRFIMDFSKVALPLSCLLQKDVKFHFDEDCKKASDKLKEALTTAPNVRGQIGINLLRSCVTPRITP, encoded by the exons ATGCCGAAGAAGTCCAGAGTACCAACGGTGAAGACGGAGAGTAGAGAGCTAGTGGCCACCCGAGTCCAGAATACTTGGCGAGTGTGTATTGATTACCGCTGGTTGAATCAAGCAACGCAGAAGGACTATTACCCGTTGCCGTTCATTGACCAGATGTTGGATCGCTtggcag CCAGGGTACTAGAGCGATGCACCAAtactaaccttgtcttgaattttggaAAGTGCCACTTCATGGTGAAACAAGTCATAGTATTGGGTTATATTGTCTCCAAGGACAAAATCTCCGTCGACCCGGCTAAGATCGATGCCATTtcgagtttaccttacccctcttcggTGAGGGAGATTCGTTCCTTTCTTGGTCATGCAGGCTTTTATCATCGGTTCATCATGGACTTTAGCAAAGTCGCCTTACCCCTCTCCTGCCTACTACAAAAGGACGTGAAATTTCATTTCGATGAAGATTGCAAAAAGGCTTCTGATAAGTTGAAGGAAGCACTAACAACAGCCCCTAATGTGCGAGGCCAAATTGGAATCAACCTTTTGAGATCATGTGTGACGCCTCGAATCACGCCGTAG